A stretch of Chitinophaga caeni DNA encodes these proteins:
- a CDS encoding Crp/Fnr family transcriptional regulator — translation MNINPLINNISRFLKLSPAEVSVFENFWLSKTLEKGEYLLREGNICRYDNYLLSGVVKAFYINAENGKEEILYFAVDDWWATDIESFSKQKPSIYNIQTIKKTSVLQIDHHSFQKLLSEIPSLERYFRIILEGYVSTLQKRIVYNNVFDAEQRYLDFLANYPSIASKVPQYLIASYLGMSAEFLSRIKKNKFS, via the coding sequence ATGAACATCAATCCATTGATAAATAACATTTCTCGATTCCTAAAATTAAGTCCTGCCGAAGTTTCAGTATTTGAAAATTTTTGGCTGAGTAAAACCCTGGAGAAAGGAGAGTACCTGTTAAGGGAAGGTAATATTTGCCGCTATGATAATTACCTGCTTTCAGGTGTAGTCAAGGCTTTTTATATCAATGCAGAAAATGGTAAAGAAGAAATTCTCTATTTTGCGGTTGATGATTGGTGGGCCACGGATATAGAAAGTTTCTCAAAACAAAAACCCTCTATATACAACATACAAACTATTAAGAAAACATCGGTCTTACAGATCGATCATCATTCCTTTCAAAAATTATTGTCCGAAATTCCTTCACTGGAAAGGTATTTTAGGATCATATTGGAAGGATATGTTAGCACCTTGCAGAAAAGGATTGTTTATAACAATGTTTTTGATGCTGAACAACGGTATCTCGATTTTTTAGCTAATTACCCCTCTATCGCTTCCAAGGTGCCTCAATATTTGATCGCATCCTACCTGGGGATGTCTGCTGAATTTTTAAGCAGGATCAAAAAAAATAAATTCTCTTGA
- a CDS encoding FMN-dependent NADH-azoreductase, which translates to MRKILIINASVRDKRSYSRKLSTLFEESWKAKYPGDLFTFREVGINVIPAIDESWIAGAFIHPANRTGENQKALKLSNELVKELKEHDVYVIATPMYNWSIPSGLKAYLDQVMRIHETWKFRSGVPDGDYVGLLDNKKAFILSSRGDTGYGENEKNSHMNFQTTYLKFILGIMGVGDVTTISLDNEEFGGEIFEQSKEEIFEKIRSIR; encoded by the coding sequence ATGAGAAAAATTTTGATTATTAATGCCAGTGTTAGGGATAAGAGGTCCTATAGCCGTAAATTATCCACCCTTTTCGAGGAAAGCTGGAAAGCTAAATATCCCGGCGACTTATTTACCTTCCGGGAAGTGGGCATCAATGTAATTCCAGCGATCGATGAATCCTGGATTGCCGGCGCTTTTATCCATCCAGCCAATAGAACCGGAGAGAATCAAAAAGCTTTGAAACTTAGCAATGAGCTGGTAAAGGAGCTAAAGGAACACGATGTTTACGTGATTGCAACGCCCATGTATAATTGGTCAATACCCAGCGGTTTAAAAGCATACCTGGATCAAGTGATGCGGATCCATGAAACATGGAAGTTTAGATCGGGTGTTCCCGATGGAGATTATGTAGGATTGCTCGATAATAAGAAGGCTTTTATACTCTCCAGTCGCGGGGATACCGGTTATGGGGAAAATGAGAAAAACAGTCATATGAATTTTCAAACTACTTATTTGAAATTTATTCTCGGTATTATGGGAGTAGGTGATGTTACGACTATTTCTCTTGATAACGAAGAATTTGGGGGTGAAATATTCGAGCAATCGAAGGAAGAAATATTCGAAAAAATACGGTCGATCCGGTGA
- a CDS encoding helix-turn-helix domain-containing protein, whose translation MMDTTNRDVLKRSKEIKDAYFQFLDTHVPDVISGKAPDFMEINQIAAQLYISHKHLTDTIQKETGHHPCYFYDLKIIESAKKMLLETDRSTSEIARLLTYDPSNFSKFFKKFVGLTPGQFRKEQQK comes from the coding sequence ATGATGGATACAACAAATCGAGATGTATTAAAGAGAAGCAAAGAAATTAAGGACGCGTATTTTCAATTCCTTGATACGCATGTTCCGGATGTTATATCGGGGAAGGCGCCCGATTTTATGGAGATTAACCAAATTGCGGCCCAGTTATATATTTCGCATAAACATCTTACGGATACGATCCAGAAGGAAACGGGGCATCATCCCTGTTACTTTTATGATTTAAAAATAATTGAAAGCGCCAAAAAGATGCTGCTAGAAACAGATCGATCCACTTCCGAAATCGCCAGGTTACTGACTTACGATCCTTCCAACTTCTCAAAATTCTTCAAAAAATTTGTTGGCCTTACCCCGGGTCAATTCAGGAAAGAACAACAAAAATAA
- a CDS encoding SDR family oxidoreductase, with translation MARNDLKGKVVLIAGGAKNLGGLLSRDFAAKGAKVAIHYNSNGTKADAEKTLADITKNGGEAFLFQADLTKLENIKKLFNETVSKFGGIDIAINTVGMVLKKPFLETTEEEYDTMFDINSKVAYFFIQEAGRALNDNGKICTIVTSLLAAYTGLYSTYAGAKAPVEHFTRMASKEFGNRGISVTGVAPGPMDTPFFYGQESDDAVAYHKSASALGGLTDIKDIAPLIEFLVTDGWWITGQTIFANGGYTTR, from the coding sequence ATGGCAAGAAACGATTTAAAAGGAAAAGTTGTACTAATAGCTGGCGGCGCCAAGAACTTAGGTGGCTTATTAAGCCGTGATTTTGCAGCAAAGGGTGCAAAAGTAGCCATCCATTACAACAGTAATGGCACAAAAGCAGATGCGGAAAAAACATTGGCCGATATCACGAAGAATGGTGGCGAAGCATTTCTTTTTCAAGCTGACTTAACGAAACTTGAAAATATTAAAAAACTCTTTAACGAAACGGTATCTAAGTTCGGGGGAATCGATATCGCGATCAACACGGTCGGGATGGTGCTGAAGAAACCTTTCCTGGAAACAACGGAAGAAGAGTATGATACCATGTTCGATATCAACTCGAAAGTAGCATATTTCTTTATCCAGGAAGCGGGTAGAGCATTGAATGATAATGGGAAAATTTGTACGATCGTTACCTCTCTTTTAGCTGCATACACGGGTTTATATTCCACTTATGCTGGGGCTAAAGCGCCTGTTGAACATTTTACCAGGATGGCATCCAAGGAGTTTGGAAATAGGGGAATATCGGTTACGGGTGTAGCTCCCGGGCCAATGGATACGCCATTTTTCTACGGCCAGGAATCTGATGATGCCGTTGCTTACCATAAATCTGCTTCGGCTTTGGGTGGATTAACGGATATCAAGGACATTGCTCCCTTGATAGAATTTTTGGTAACCGACGGATGGTGGATTACCGGCCAAACCATTTTCGCGAATGGTGGGTACACCACGCGGTAA
- a CDS encoding TonB-dependent receptor domain-containing protein: MNKLWLLLVLLGSLYTRTGFAQVKSITVSGMIKNKKDHSAMPYVNVVVKNEKDSSFVTGTLSGEDGRFSINGIKPGNYLLDVSFMGFAKKVQPLFIGSLSPFLDIPAIELEGATKELNGITVIAQAGKAGIKLDKKTFKMADNISQGGGSILQGLQNLPGVTVQDGKVQLRGNDKVTVLIDGKQTAITGFGSQSGLDNIPASAIDKIEIINNPSSKYDANGNAGIINIIMHQNKQQGFNGKVGITAGLGSLWTRKANLPSIRPQYKATPKINPSLSLNYRKEKVNIFFQADDLYTHTLNKNEFVTRTYDDGAIIKSQLKRNRNTNFFTGRTGVDWLIDGQNTLTVSGMFGSEKIIDRGDQPFFNEDLSKRLRLWQFLEDELKTTAMATTTFQHKYKEAGHLLNIGFNYTFHRENEQYFYHNYLPASRGTDAFKLLSDEQVFDLNIDYSKPLRYGRIETGFKLRNRRIPTNMDFRPGENSVLDTDAGGWAKYKEFIPALYGNYIYENEKWEAELGLRLEYVKIRYDVNPGHSTYKSDGYDYSQPFPNLRMAYKLDDHNKLSVSYNRRVDRPNEVDIRIFPKYDDAEIIKVGNPALRPQFTNSLELGYKTTWEKGYMYTALYHRFANGTITRISSIIPGSTLIYAIFQNAGKSYNTGFEAIWNQNVSENYSFNLNGNIYRNQIDAFSVENLYPEPNPYSSNLQTAISGNLKLNNSLRWGNSWNAQLTATYWAPDIIPQGKISARFSMDAGLKKSIQKGKGEIVMNATDLLNTMVIKKQIDGVGFRYSSDDYYETQVIRLGYSYKF; the protein is encoded by the coding sequence ATGAATAAATTATGGTTACTCCTCGTATTATTAGGTAGTCTCTATACCAGGACCGGTTTTGCGCAGGTAAAGTCGATCACCGTTTCAGGGATGATAAAAAACAAAAAAGATCATAGCGCGATGCCTTACGTGAATGTCGTGGTAAAAAATGAAAAGGACAGCTCATTTGTAACCGGTACCCTCTCCGGTGAAGACGGGCGGTTCTCCATCAATGGAATCAAACCGGGAAATTACCTTCTAGATGTATCATTTATGGGTTTCGCCAAGAAAGTGCAGCCATTGTTTATCGGCAGCCTTTCCCCCTTCCTGGACATACCGGCAATTGAACTGGAAGGGGCAACCAAAGAACTCAATGGTATCACCGTTATTGCCCAAGCTGGCAAGGCCGGTATCAAATTGGATAAGAAAACCTTCAAGATGGCAGATAATATTAGCCAGGGCGGAGGCTCAATTCTTCAAGGCTTACAAAATTTACCGGGTGTTACCGTGCAGGATGGGAAAGTTCAGCTACGCGGTAACGATAAAGTGACGGTACTGATCGATGGTAAACAGACTGCTATAACAGGCTTCGGCAGTCAATCCGGGCTGGATAATATCCCGGCTTCCGCGATCGATAAAATAGAGATCATCAATAACCCTTCATCGAAATATGATGCTAATGGTAATGCCGGGATCATCAACATTATCATGCATCAAAACAAACAGCAAGGCTTTAACGGCAAGGTTGGCATCACGGCAGGCTTGGGCTCACTTTGGACCAGGAAAGCGAATTTGCCTTCAATACGGCCACAATACAAAGCTACGCCAAAGATCAATCCTTCGCTATCCCTTAACTACCGGAAAGAAAAAGTGAATATTTTTTTCCAGGCCGATGATTTATATACCCATACCTTAAACAAGAACGAATTCGTAACCCGCACCTATGACGATGGCGCCATTATTAAATCACAGCTAAAGCGCAACAGGAATACGAACTTCTTCACGGGCAGAACCGGTGTTGATTGGTTGATTGACGGTCAAAATACGCTGACCGTTTCAGGTATGTTTGGCAGCGAGAAAATCATTGACAGGGGCGATCAACCATTTTTCAATGAAGACTTGTCAAAACGGCTTCGCCTTTGGCAGTTTTTGGAAGATGAGCTAAAAACCACAGCGATGGCTACCACGACCTTCCAACATAAGTATAAGGAAGCCGGGCACCTGCTCAATATCGGGTTCAATTATACTTTTCACAGGGAAAACGAGCAATATTTCTATCACAATTACTTGCCCGCATCAAGGGGTACCGATGCATTCAAACTGTTATCAGATGAACAGGTGTTCGATCTTAATATCGATTATTCCAAGCCATTGCGCTACGGGAGAATAGAAACCGGTTTCAAGTTACGCAACAGGCGCATTCCCACTAATATGGACTTCAGACCGGGAGAGAACTCCGTATTGGATACCGATGCCGGAGGTTGGGCCAAGTATAAAGAATTTATACCGGCGCTTTACGGCAATTATATTTATGAGAATGAAAAATGGGAAGCCGAGCTAGGGTTGCGACTAGAATATGTAAAAATACGCTATGATGTCAATCCCGGCCACAGCACCTATAAAAGTGATGGATATGACTATAGCCAACCATTTCCCAACTTAAGGATGGCCTACAAACTGGATGATCATAACAAGCTCTCCGTTTCCTACAACCGTAGGGTAGACAGACCGAATGAAGTTGATATCCGTATTTTTCCAAAATATGACGATGCGGAAATTATCAAGGTGGGCAACCCCGCCCTGCGTCCGCAATTTACTAATTCTTTAGAGCTGGGTTATAAAACCACCTGGGAGAAAGGTTATATGTATACCGCGTTATACCACCGCTTTGCAAACGGTACAATAACGAGAATATCCAGTATCATACCCGGCAGCACTTTGATTTATGCCATCTTCCAAAATGCAGGGAAAAGCTACAATACAGGCTTTGAAGCGATATGGAACCAAAATGTTTCCGAAAACTATTCATTTAATTTGAACGGCAATATTTACAGGAATCAAATCGATGCCTTTTCCGTTGAAAACTTATATCCCGAGCCTAACCCCTATTCCTCCAACCTGCAAACTGCCATATCGGGCAACCTTAAACTAAACAATTCACTCCGATGGGGTAACAGTTGGAATGCACAACTAACCGCAACTTACTGGGCGCCGGATATTATTCCGCAGGGAAAGATTTCTGCCAGGTTCTCAATGGATGCAGGACTCAAGAAATCAATTCAGAAGGGAAAGGGAGAAATTGTCATGAATGCTACCGATCTTTTGAATACGATGGTTATTAAAAAGCAAATCGATGGAGTCGGCTTCCGATACAGCAGCGATGACTACTATGAAACCCAGGTAATACGGCTGGGTTACAGCTATAAATTCTAA
- a CDS encoding PepSY-like domain-containing protein yields the protein MKKLLLLLLAILCVGITNAQKLPGKDVPSIVKSALKSKFPNAKQVKWEQEKEHYEASFKLNKKNYSVLIGTPGNILETEEEIKIENLPVKAKAYLAKNYAKQKIKEAAKITDHKGMITYEAEIGGKDIIFDLQGNFLREVNA from the coding sequence ATGAAAAAATTATTATTGCTGCTATTAGCCATTCTCTGCGTAGGAATTACAAATGCGCAAAAGTTACCCGGAAAAGATGTTCCTAGCATTGTAAAATCAGCGCTGAAAAGCAAATTCCCAAATGCAAAACAGGTTAAGTGGGAACAGGAAAAGGAACATTACGAAGCAAGTTTTAAATTAAATAAAAAGAACTATTCTGTACTGATAGGCACACCGGGGAATATATTGGAAACAGAAGAAGAGATCAAGATCGAAAACTTACCGGTAAAGGCAAAAGCATACCTCGCGAAAAATTATGCAAAGCAAAAAATTAAGGAAGCTGCAAAGATTACAGATCATAAAGGAATGATTACTTACGAGGCTGAAATAGGTGGAAAAGACATCATCTTTGATCTTCAGGGGAATTTTTTGCGGGAGGTAAATGCATAG
- a CDS encoding COG4705 family protein, translated as MKQINKVAPITLLFWLMKIVATTLGETLGDFISMTLHSGYIVGIMITLSIFIVALFVQLSSEEYVPAKYWFVIIGTTTLGTEISDFMDRTLHFGYLLGSLFLMVLLVITLVLWHRKFGNLEVYPIYRRNQEVYFWTAVLISNSLGTAFGDFLSDNLGLSYLQGSLAAGIIILVVVMLHYFTRLNSIALFWIAFIFTRPFGATFGDLLTKPVSTGGLDLGTLNASVVCIVLMAIMIIISHSLHPSSKQSA; from the coding sequence ATGAAGCAGATAAACAAGGTAGCACCGATCACATTGCTATTCTGGTTAATGAAAATCGTGGCTACGACCCTGGGGGAAACACTGGGCGATTTCATTTCAATGACCCTGCACAGTGGATATATAGTAGGCATAATGATTACGCTCAGCATCTTCATCGTTGCACTCTTCGTACAACTATCATCCGAAGAATACGTCCCGGCAAAATATTGGTTCGTCATTATAGGCACTACAACCCTAGGAACAGAAATATCGGACTTCATGGACAGAACCTTACATTTCGGTTACCTATTGGGCAGCCTGTTCTTAATGGTCCTATTAGTAATCACCCTGGTACTTTGGCACAGGAAATTCGGAAACCTCGAAGTATACCCTATATACCGAAGGAACCAGGAAGTCTATTTCTGGACAGCAGTACTTATCTCTAACAGCCTCGGTACAGCTTTTGGCGATTTCCTCAGCGACAACCTGGGGCTCTCCTACTTGCAAGGATCTTTGGCAGCCGGGATCATTATATTGGTTGTAGTGATGCTGCATTATTTTACCCGGCTGAACTCGATCGCTTTATTCTGGATCGCCTTCATTTTTACAAGGCCTTTCGGTGCAACATTCGGTGATCTGCTCACCAAACCGGTATCCACCGGGGGGCTGGACCTGGGCACGCTCAATGCGTCCGTAGTTTGCATCGTATTAATGGCGATTATGATTATTATCTCGCATTCATTACATCCATCATCCAAGCAATCCGCTTGA
- a CDS encoding sensor histidine kinase gives MKPLLSKATKPFLIYVLIVLVVSVPIYYLVVDAIWKAELDEHNKIIAEKTAYGLGQLQLTADKLGKSIELWNSIQPGTSIRQLQAGENKGDSTYTVEKQRVYSKSEIIDRFRCLNTTIAINGKPYRFSVETNIEESVETIAVIAAVTIFLFLLIVTGLLLLTRRLSSTVWKPFHNTLDTLKTFQLNSHANIEFEQTSTLEFEELNASLAKLIDHSVATYKSQKEFTENASHELQTPLAVLKNKLDILLQSDDLTERQYNIAEDMNKALIRSARINKNLLLLAKIDNNQFINSENIVFDPLVLQCIDGLKEHFEQKHLSIETSTSENIRLKGNSSLTEILINNLLLNAVRYTQPGGRVKVRISGQGIYFINSGESPLNRDLLFKRFTRLSFDKNGNGSGLGLSIVREISRFHGWQVNYSFENGFHIFAVIP, from the coding sequence ATGAAACCATTACTGAGCAAAGCTACCAAGCCATTCTTGATATATGTCCTAATCGTGTTGGTAGTAAGTGTACCGATCTACTACCTAGTTGTTGACGCGATTTGGAAAGCGGAACTGGATGAACATAATAAAATTATCGCCGAAAAGACAGCATACGGATTGGGGCAACTCCAGCTTACGGCAGACAAGCTGGGTAAAAGCATCGAACTATGGAACAGCATCCAGCCCGGTACAAGCATCAGGCAATTGCAGGCCGGGGAAAATAAAGGGGATAGTACTTACACCGTGGAGAAACAAAGAGTATATAGCAAGAGCGAGATTATAGATCGCTTCCGTTGCTTGAATACAACTATAGCCATTAACGGGAAACCATATAGATTTTCCGTGGAAACGAACATCGAGGAATCCGTGGAAACGATCGCGGTCATCGCCGCCGTAACAATTTTCCTATTCTTATTGATCGTGACCGGGTTACTGCTATTAACGAGGAGACTTTCCAGTACCGTTTGGAAACCTTTTCATAATACCCTGGATACGTTGAAAACATTCCAGCTAAACAGTCATGCAAATATTGAATTTGAGCAAACAAGCACCCTTGAATTTGAAGAGCTGAATGCTTCCCTGGCTAAGCTGATCGATCACAGCGTAGCGACATATAAATCTCAGAAAGAATTTACTGAAAATGCTTCCCACGAATTGCAAACGCCATTAGCCGTATTAAAAAACAAACTTGATATTTTACTGCAAAGCGATGATTTAACTGAAAGACAATATAACATCGCGGAAGATATGAACAAAGCGCTGATCAGGAGCGCTAGAATTAATAAAAACTTGTTGTTGCTAGCCAAGATAGATAACAATCAATTTATAAATTCAGAAAATATCGTATTCGACCCATTAGTATTGCAATGCATAGATGGCTTAAAGGAACATTTTGAACAAAAGCATTTAAGCATTGAAACGTCCACCAGCGAAAATATCAGGCTAAAGGGCAACAGCAGCTTAACCGAGATTTTAATAAACAACCTGTTACTGAATGCTGTTCGTTATACCCAGCCGGGAGGCCGCGTTAAAGTGCGTATCTCGGGGCAGGGAATTTATTTTATCAACAGCGGTGAATCCCCCCTTAACCGGGATTTATTATTCAAAAGATTTACGAGATTATCATTTGATAAGAATGGTAACGGCAGCGGTTTGGGATTATCAATAGTAAGGGAAATATCGCGTTTTCACGGTTGGCAAGTAAACTATTCATTTGAAAACGGGTTTCACATTTTCGCTGTTATTCCCTGA
- a CDS encoding response regulator transcription factor: MKILLIEDERELAQSIMEYLGKENYTCERASTFREAVAKIDVYHYDCILLDITLPDGDGLKILDQLNRDDKQDGVIIISAKNSLDDKVKGLQEGADDYLTKPFHLPELTARIYSVIRRKQFNNSNIVRQDELEIDLLAKTVSSNGQIIALTKKEFGLLILFIGNKNRVLSKSTLAEHLSGDFADMLDNFDFVYAHVKNLKRKLNEAGCTQYLKTVYGTGYKWESN, from the coding sequence ATGAAAATTCTGCTTATTGAAGATGAACGGGAATTAGCGCAAAGCATCATGGAGTACTTGGGCAAGGAAAATTATACCTGTGAACGGGCCTCCACGTTTAGAGAAGCAGTTGCCAAGATCGATGTTTATCACTATGATTGTATCCTCCTGGATATTACTTTGCCGGATGGTGACGGATTAAAAATTTTAGACCAATTAAACCGCGATGATAAGCAAGATGGCGTCATCATCATTTCCGCGAAAAATTCGCTCGATGATAAAGTGAAAGGCCTGCAAGAAGGAGCGGATGATTACCTCACCAAACCTTTCCATTTACCGGAGCTGACTGCAAGAATTTATTCTGTCATCCGCAGGAAACAGTTTAACAATTCCAATATTGTTCGCCAAGATGAATTAGAAATTGACCTTTTGGCTAAAACGGTTTCTTCTAATGGACAAATCATTGCTCTTACAAAAAAAGAATTTGGATTACTCATATTATTCATCGGCAACAAGAACCGGGTACTTTCCAAAAGCACCTTGGCAGAGCATCTTTCAGGAGATTTCGCGGATATGCTGGATAATTTTGATTTCGTATATGCCCATGTTAAAAACCTGAAGCGGAAACTTAACGAAGCAGGCTGTACACAGTATTTGAAAACCGTGTATGGCACCGGGTATAAATGGGAAAGTAATTAA
- a CDS encoding ArnT family glycosyltransferase — protein MYSFKYSRYTYYIIIVSFVARCILSISFQLGNDESYYFTYAVQPDWNHFDHPPLVGLFIRMCTFNLHIVNDFTLRLTAIISAAVSTYLIFLIGTSIKNSRTGFIAAVLYNASFYSGIIAGLFILPDSPQMVFWLAAIYTAIKLIIGNAPTKERLYFILFGLYAGLATMCKIHGAFLFTGLGLYFLLCDRSYFKKPNLYISLLIYLLIISPILLWNTGNDFIMFKFQGERIQVHRAFVNFNSFITTLSGQLFYNNPINIIIYILCAGKVKQVFPKNKIPNALKCFALPIIIATCFISLFRTTLPHWSGPGFIPLMLLSGSVIDAYIDKGKYRLQRWMYASASLMIVAVILSVPLINFYPGTIGSKQMPRFGAGDFTLDMYGWKDMKNEFSKIRQLDIDNGLMLPGDPVVIDKWFPACHYYLYITYPLKIRTVGLGKINSLHKFAWLNRLEGNIKKGENAYYINTSENYKDPEAIYVNDFEKITLVKRIWQQRNQKEARYWEVYRLEGARRELGTPVE, from the coding sequence ATGTATAGCTTTAAATATTCCCGTTATACTTATTATATTATCATAGTATCTTTTGTTGCTAGGTGTATTCTTTCCATTTCATTTCAACTCGGAAACGACGAATCGTATTATTTCACATACGCGGTACAACCGGATTGGAATCACTTCGATCACCCACCGCTGGTTGGTTTATTCATAAGGATGTGTACGTTCAACCTGCATATCGTGAACGATTTCACGTTGCGGTTAACGGCTATTATCAGCGCGGCTGTCAGCACTTACTTAATTTTCTTAATAGGAACTTCCATTAAGAATAGCCGTACAGGGTTTATTGCAGCGGTTTTGTACAATGCATCCTTTTACAGCGGTATCATTGCGGGTTTATTTATCTTGCCCGATTCACCGCAAATGGTATTTTGGTTGGCGGCTATATATACCGCGATCAAACTAATAATTGGCAACGCGCCCACTAAAGAAAGGTTGTATTTTATACTATTCGGCCTTTACGCCGGCTTAGCTACGATGTGCAAGATACACGGCGCCTTCCTCTTCACCGGGTTGGGCTTGTACTTTTTACTATGCGACCGCAGCTATTTTAAAAAGCCAAATTTGTATATTTCCCTGTTAATTTACCTGCTTATTATTTCCCCGATCCTGCTTTGGAACACCGGGAATGATTTTATTATGTTCAAGTTCCAGGGGGAAAGGATCCAGGTACACCGTGCTTTTGTAAACTTCAATTCCTTCATCACAACACTATCGGGACAATTATTCTACAACAACCCGATCAACATAATTATATATATCCTTTGTGCCGGAAAAGTCAAACAGGTATTTCCCAAAAACAAAATACCTAACGCACTAAAATGTTTTGCCTTACCCATAATTATCGCGACCTGTTTCATTTCCCTGTTCAGAACAACCTTGCCGCACTGGAGCGGACCGGGATTTATTCCGCTTATGCTTCTTTCTGGTTCTGTTATAGATGCATATATTGACAAGGGCAAATATCGATTACAGCGCTGGATGTATGCTTCGGCAAGCTTAATGATTGTTGCGGTCATACTTTCTGTGCCCCTCATCAATTTTTATCCCGGTACGATAGGCAGTAAACAGATGCCCCGGTTTGGCGCCGGTGACTTTACCTTGGATATGTACGGATGGAAAGACATGAAAAATGAATTTTCGAAGATACGTCAGCTCGATATAGATAACGGCCTCATGTTGCCCGGCGATCCGGTCGTGATAGATAAATGGTTCCCGGCCTGTCATTATTATTTATATATAACTTACCCGCTTAAAATACGTACCGTAGGACTCGGAAAAATCAACAGCCTGCATAAGTTCGCCTGGTTAAACCGGTTGGAAGGTAATATCAAGAAAGGGGAAAATGCTTATTATATCAATACTTCGGAAAACTATAAAGATCCGGAGGCCATATATGTTAATGACTTCGAAAAGATAACGCTGGTAAAAAGAATTTGGCAGCAGCGTAATCAAAAAGAGGCCCGCTACTGGGAAGTATACCGGCTGGAAGGCGCCAGGAGGGAATTGGGGACGCCCGTAGAATAG
- a CDS encoding phosphatase PAP2 family protein: MDLQLVSTPGITKPAYVKLRKMNPFFMLFIFWNIGMIFIFFNASKELAFISINHFRSFAGDIFFSVFSFLGNGTILIPLALLFIYQKKYKYLAGLVTSALLNTLLVSWLKHAFDHFRPLACYGENVVQTASWITLYQKYSFPSGHTAIAFCIALYMSLAYRKNPYIAMAAFLAACLTGYSRVYLGEHFLEDVWFGSAVGVCTAYISFIAIEYIFKITSWKRKYNTFETIKI, from the coding sequence ATGGACCTACAACTAGTTAGCACGCCCGGCATAACGAAGCCTGCATATGTAAAGTTGCGAAAAATGAATCCATTTTTCATGCTTTTCATCTTTTGGAATATCGGTATGATCTTCATTTTCTTCAATGCCAGTAAAGAGCTCGCATTTATTTCCATCAACCATTTTAGAAGTTTCGCGGGCGATATTTTCTTCTCCGTATTTTCATTCCTTGGTAACGGAACGATTCTCATTCCGCTTGCATTGCTATTTATTTACCAAAAAAAATATAAATACTTAGCAGGACTTGTAACGAGCGCCTTATTGAATACATTATTGGTGAGTTGGTTAAAACATGCCTTCGACCATTTCCGCCCGCTAGCATGCTATGGAGAAAATGTTGTACAGACGGCAAGTTGGATTACTTTATATCAAAAATATTCATTTCCCTCCGGCCACACTGCTATCGCATTCTGTATTGCATTGTACATGTCGCTTGCCTATAGAAAGAATCCATACATCGCTATGGCGGCTTTCTTAGCAGCTTGCCTAACAGGATACTCAAGGGTTTATTTGGGGGAGCATTTCCTGGAAGATGTTTGGTTCGGATCCGCAGTGGGCGTTTGTACCGCATATATATCATTTATTGCCATTGAGTATATATTCAAAATAACATCCTGGAAGCGTAAATACAATACCTTTGAAACCATAAAAATTTAG